One Rhodospirillaceae bacterium DNA window includes the following coding sequences:
- a CDS encoding helix-turn-helix domain-containing protein, with protein sequence MTALSIGQLSASCNVKVPTIRYYEQIGLLPQPPRTHSNQRRYTEQHRQRLAFIRHSRELGFALDSIRELLKMSDHPDQSCKTVDSIARRNLDQVKHRIRRLNALKRELSRMIEGCAGGQVGDCKIIEMLADTSHEKYLGNKH encoded by the coding sequence AGTTGCAACGTCAAAGTGCCGACAATCCGGTACTATGAGCAAATCGGTTTGCTGCCTCAACCACCGCGCACACACAGCAATCAACGGCGCTACACAGAACAACACCGGCAGCGTCTCGCCTTCATTCGGCACAGCAGGGAGCTCGGGTTTGCGCTGGACTCAATACGCGAACTCCTCAAAATGTCTGATCACCCGGATCAATCTTGTAAAACTGTAGATTCCATCGCCCGACGAAACTTGGATCAAGTGAAACATCGTATCCGTCGGCTCAATGCCTTAAAGCGTGAGTTATCACGTATGATTGAGGGCTGTGCTGGCGGCCAAGTTGGCGACTGCAAAATTATTGAGATGCTTGCAGATACATCACATGAAAAGTATCTTGGTAACAAGCATTAG
- a CDS encoding cation diffusion facilitator family transporter → MAHDHGIDPEQGDKRVGVAIVANLILTAAQVIGGVLAGSLALIADALHNFSDVASLVIAFGARKIARRPADGRMTFGYGRVEIVAALINYTTLIVIGFYLIYEGGMRFLDPPEVKGWLVVILGSVALAVDALTALLTWSMQKGSV, encoded by the coding sequence ATGGCCCATGACCATGGAATAGACCCTGAACAAGGCGACAAGCGCGTCGGCGTTGCTATTGTCGCGAATCTAATCTTAACCGCCGCTCAAGTAATTGGTGGGGTTTTAGCGGGCAGTCTGGCGCTGATTGCTGACGCGTTACACAACTTCTCCGACGTTGCTTCTTTAGTGATCGCCTTCGGCGCACGCAAGATCGCCCGTCGACCGGCCGACGGGCGCATGACGTTTGGATATGGCAGGGTCGAGATCGTAGCTGCTCTAATTAACTACACAACGTTGATCGTGATCGGCTTCTACCTGATATACGAAGGTGGTATGCGTTTCCTCGACCCGCCTGAGGTAAAGGGCTGGCTCGTCGTCATCTTAGGCAGTGTCGCCCTTGCAGTTGATGCCCTGACAGCGCTGCTTACTTGGTCGATGCAAAAAGGCAGCGT